From one Amycolatopsis sp. FDAARGOS 1241 genomic stretch:
- a CDS encoding acyl-CoA carboxylase subunit beta, with protein sequence MSEVTAELEKAAQAALAGGDASRWPNKIPVRERIALLLDPGSWVEDGLLADASGDGLPADGVLTGVGTVEGRPVAVIAHDFSVKAGSWGELTCEKQVRILERADRDLMPVFYLVDSAGGRLTDQLGFFSGRRGASRIFQLQIKLSGRVPQICCLHGPSAAGGAYMPAFTDWVGMVEGNASMYLASPRVAEKVTGEHTTLEEMGGAVMHATVSGCGDEVFDEDWQVIAAARLLLSYLPDDWRSPPANAEPAEPELLDWPEGLIPEDPNAAYDVRDVILRLVDAGSFFEIKSAWATEMVTGFARLDGQTVGLVANQPSVRSGAIFVDSADKAARFISMCDAFNIPLVFLQDVPGFMVGVAVERQGIIRHGAKMVAAMASAEVPKFSVVLRKAYAAGFYAMCAPGFEPRATIALPTATIGTMSPEASANAVYANKIAAIEDPAEREAFVQARVAEQAADFTLLRLAGELHVDTVVKPEALRAELLGRLRAARNWERSGHRRHHLISPV encoded by the coding sequence ATGAGCGAGGTGACGGCCGAGCTGGAGAAGGCCGCGCAGGCCGCGCTCGCGGGCGGCGACGCGAGCCGGTGGCCGAACAAGATCCCGGTGCGGGAGCGGATCGCGCTCCTGCTCGACCCGGGCAGCTGGGTCGAGGACGGGCTGCTCGCCGATGCCTCCGGCGACGGTCTGCCGGCCGACGGCGTGCTCACCGGCGTCGGCACGGTCGAGGGCCGCCCGGTCGCGGTCATCGCCCACGACTTCTCGGTCAAGGCCGGTTCGTGGGGCGAGCTGACCTGCGAGAAGCAGGTGCGCATCCTCGAACGCGCCGACCGCGACCTGATGCCGGTGTTCTACCTCGTCGATTCGGCGGGCGGGCGGCTGACCGACCAGCTCGGGTTCTTCTCGGGCCGGCGTGGGGCGTCGCGGATCTTCCAGCTGCAGATCAAGCTCTCCGGGCGGGTGCCGCAGATCTGCTGCCTGCACGGGCCTTCGGCCGCCGGCGGCGCGTACATGCCGGCGTTCACCGACTGGGTCGGCATGGTCGAGGGCAATGCGTCGATGTACCTGGCCTCGCCGCGTGTCGCCGAGAAGGTGACCGGCGAGCACACCACGCTCGAGGAGATGGGCGGCGCGGTCATGCACGCGACGGTCTCCGGCTGCGGTGACGAGGTGTTCGACGAGGACTGGCAGGTGATCGCGGCCGCGCGGCTGCTGCTGTCGTACCTGCCCGACGACTGGCGCTCGCCCCCGGCGAACGCCGAACCCGCCGAGCCCGAACTGCTCGACTGGCCCGAGGGCCTGATCCCGGAGGACCCGAACGCGGCCTACGACGTGCGCGACGTGATCCTGCGGCTCGTGGACGCCGGCAGCTTCTTCGAGATCAAGTCGGCGTGGGCCACCGAGATGGTGACCGGGTTCGCGCGGCTCGACGGGCAGACCGTCGGGCTCGTGGCGAACCAGCCGTCGGTGCGCAGCGGCGCGATCTTCGTCGACTCGGCCGACAAGGCGGCGCGGTTCATCTCGATGTGCGACGCGTTCAACATCCCGCTGGTGTTCCTGCAGGACGTGCCGGGCTTCATGGTCGGCGTCGCGGTGGAGCGGCAGGGGATCATCCGGCACGGTGCCAAGATGGTCGCCGCGATGGCCAGCGCCGAGGTGCCCAAGTTCAGCGTCGTGCTGCGCAAGGCCTACGCCGCCGGGTTCTACGCGATGTGCGCACCGGGTTTCGAGCCGCGCGCCACGATCGCGCTGCCGACCGCGACGATCGGCACGATGTCGCCGGAAGCTTCCGCGAACGCCGTGTACGCCAACAAAATCGCGGCGATCGAGGACCCCGCCGAGCGCGAGGCGTTCGTGCAGGCGCGGGTCGCCGAGCAGGCCGCGGACTTCACGCTCCTGCGGCTGGCCGGCGAACTGCACGTCGACACCGTGGTGAAGCCCGAAGCGCTGCGCGCCGAGTTGCTGGGCCGCCTGCGGGCCGCCCGGAACTGGGAGCGCTCGGGGCACCGCCGCCACCACCTGATCAGCCCGGTGTGA
- a CDS encoding LLM class flavin-dependent oxidoreductase, producing the protein MRVGLMFPPGADPGEIPAVARRAEEAGFDYFCCGEHVFFHGPITNAFVGLAAAAGATERIRLLSALTILPVYPAALAAKLVATLAAVSRGRFELGVGVGGEHPPEFEAVGVPLAERGRRTDEALEVLERLLAGGPVTFHGEFTTIEDQELQPVPARRPPVWVGGRRRAAMRRAAKHADVWLPYLVTPERLAGSLAQVRELAAGHGREAADLTGGVYLWSTVDRDGDRARREVVEAISRIYRQDFEPYADRYLLFGTPARLRERIAQFAAAGAERIVFAPACAAGDRDRVIDLFATEVLPGIRERGVSVA; encoded by the coding sequence ATGCGCGTCGGACTGATGTTCCCGCCCGGGGCCGACCCGGGCGAGATCCCCGCTGTCGCGCGCCGCGCCGAGGAAGCCGGCTTCGACTACTTCTGCTGCGGTGAGCACGTGTTCTTCCACGGGCCGATCACCAACGCGTTCGTCGGGCTGGCCGCCGCCGCGGGCGCCACCGAGCGGATCCGGCTGCTGAGCGCGCTCACGATCCTGCCGGTGTACCCGGCCGCGCTGGCGGCGAAGCTCGTCGCGACACTCGCGGCCGTGTCGCGCGGCCGGTTCGAGCTGGGCGTCGGGGTCGGCGGGGAGCACCCGCCCGAGTTCGAGGCCGTCGGCGTCCCGCTCGCCGAACGCGGCCGCCGGACCGACGAAGCCCTCGAGGTGCTCGAGAGGCTGCTGGCCGGGGGACCGGTGACGTTCCACGGGGAGTTCACCACGATCGAGGACCAGGAGCTGCAGCCGGTGCCGGCGCGGCGCCCGCCCGTGTGGGTCGGGGGCCGGCGGCGCGCGGCGATGCGGCGCGCGGCGAAGCACGCCGACGTCTGGCTGCCGTACCTGGTCACACCCGAGCGCCTCGCGGGCAGCCTCGCCCAAGTCCGCGAGCTGGCCGCCGGGCACGGCCGCGAAGCCGCGGACCTCACCGGCGGTGTCTACCTGTGGTCCACTGTGGACCGGGACGGCGACCGCGCCCGCCGCGAGGTCGTCGAGGCCATCAGCCGGATCTACCGGCAGGACTTCGAGCCCTACGCCGATCGCTACCTGCTCTTCGGCACGCCGGCCCGGCTGCGTGAGCGCATCGCGCAGTTCGCCGCAGCCGGCGCGGAGCGCATCGTGTTCGCCCCGGCCTGCGCGGCCGGAGACCGCGACCGCGTGATCGACCTGTTCGCCACCGAGGTCCTGCCCGGGATCCGGGAGAGGGGAGTTTCCGTTGCCTGA
- a CDS encoding CoA ester lyase, which yields MTDGLVPRSLLFMPGSKASMVAKIPVLAPDAAVVDLEDAVPAAQKAEARETAVAALAGLDAGPRTTVLVRVNPITSPWFADDLAAVAGLGGIGVVLPKYERREEIDVLRGRLGPDAPIVVGLETVRGVADCRELLRAGLDSVYFGAEDYIADIGGVRTTHGDEVLYARSEVRLAAHLAGVSAVDQAVVAIRDDDRFRADAAQGRAIGYTGKICVHPRQVELAHEVFTPAPDEVAHARAVLAAADEGVAVVDGQMVDDVHVRMARTVLARLPEER from the coding sequence ATGACGGACGGACTGGTTCCCCGCAGCCTGCTGTTCATGCCGGGTTCGAAGGCGTCGATGGTCGCGAAGATCCCCGTGCTCGCGCCCGACGCTGCCGTGGTCGACCTCGAGGACGCCGTGCCCGCGGCGCAGAAGGCCGAAGCGCGCGAGACGGCGGTCGCCGCGCTGGCCGGGCTCGACGCCGGCCCGCGCACCACCGTGCTCGTGCGCGTCAACCCGATCACGTCGCCGTGGTTCGCCGACGACCTCGCGGCCGTCGCCGGACTCGGCGGGATCGGCGTGGTGCTGCCGAAGTACGAGCGGCGCGAGGAGATCGACGTGCTGCGCGGCCGGCTCGGGCCCGACGCGCCGATCGTCGTCGGGCTCGAAACCGTGCGCGGGGTCGCGGACTGCCGCGAGCTGCTGCGGGCCGGCCTCGACTCCGTCTACTTCGGGGCCGAGGACTACATCGCCGATATCGGCGGCGTGCGGACCACCCACGGCGACGAGGTGCTCTACGCACGCAGCGAGGTCCGCCTCGCCGCGCACCTCGCCGGGGTGTCCGCTGTGGACCAGGCCGTGGTCGCGATCCGCGACGACGACCGGTTCCGCGCCGACGCGGCGCAGGGTCGAGCGATCGGGTACACCGGCAAAATCTGCGTGCACCCACGTCAGGTCGAGCTGGCGCACGAGGTCTTCACACCGGCGCCGGACGAGGTCGCGCACGCGCGCGCCGTGCTGGCGGCGGCGGACGAAGGCGTCGCGGTCGTCGACGGCCAGATGGTCGACGACGTCCACGTGCGGATGGCGCGCACCGTGCTGGCGCGGCTGCCGGAGGAGCGGTGA
- a CDS encoding dioxygenase: MELVTEDNITELAERRWATAHDPRAKELMTALVRHLHAFAREVRLTEAEWMAAIRWLTSTGQISDEKREEFILASDVLGLSMLVVQMNHHFAPEATPATVLGPFHIDGSPALDFGGDMSDGVEGTPLYVTGSVRSLDGSPVAGALLDVWQADAEGAYESQLPEIDEARLRAKYTARADGSYCVRTIAPKGYSIPMDGPVGDLISRTDISHFRPAHVHFLVTAEGHEPLITHLFQEGAEYLDSDVVFGTKQELVVAFEPRDPGPTPDGGESVVPWVEARYDFVLQPSS; this comes from the coding sequence ATGGAGCTCGTCACCGAAGACAACATCACGGAGCTGGCCGAGCGGCGGTGGGCGACCGCGCACGACCCGCGCGCGAAGGAGCTGATGACCGCGCTCGTGCGCCACCTGCACGCCTTCGCGCGCGAGGTGCGGCTCACCGAAGCGGAGTGGATGGCGGCCATCCGGTGGCTCACCTCGACCGGCCAGATCAGCGACGAGAAGCGCGAGGAGTTCATCCTCGCCTCCGACGTGCTGGGCCTGAGCATGCTCGTGGTGCAGATGAACCACCACTTCGCCCCGGAAGCGACCCCTGCCACGGTTCTCGGTCCGTTCCACATCGACGGCTCGCCGGCACTGGACTTCGGCGGTGACATGTCCGACGGCGTCGAAGGCACTCCCCTGTACGTCACCGGTTCCGTGCGCTCCCTCGACGGCTCCCCCGTCGCCGGCGCGCTGCTCGACGTGTGGCAGGCCGACGCGGAGGGCGCCTACGAGTCGCAGCTGCCGGAGATCGACGAAGCCCGGCTGCGCGCGAAGTACACGGCCCGCGCCGACGGTTCGTACTGCGTGCGCACCATCGCGCCGAAGGGGTACTCGATCCCGATGGACGGCCCGGTCGGCGACCTTATCTCGCGCACCGACATCAGCCACTTCCGCCCGGCCCACGTGCACTTCCTGGTGACGGCCGAGGGCCACGAGCCGCTCATCACCCACCTGTTCCAGGAGGGCGCCGAGTACCTCGACAGCGACGTCGTGTTCGGCACCAAGCAGGAACTGGTGGTCGCGTTCGAGCCGCGTGATCCCGGCCCGACGCCGGACGGCGGCGAGTCGGTCGTGCCCTGGGTCGAAGCGCGCTACGACTTCGTGCTCCAGCCCTCGAGCTGA
- a CDS encoding SDR family oxidoreductase codes for MDLGIAGRTAVVCASTLGLGRACATELARAGCTVVVNGRSAESTRAAAEEIAAETGATVVPVAGNVDDHPVQDALLAAAGDVDILVNNNGGPPFRDFREVDEEALLAGVRANMATPIRLVQRVVDGMVARRFGRIVNITSGSVKMPLAGLDLSSGARAGLTGFLAGVARSVAHANVTINFLLPGSFDTRRLRSGQEAAAAGAGVTPHAIADRQRAAIPAGRFGEPAEFGAACAYLCSAQAGFLTGQSLLIDGGAYPGVL; via the coding sequence GTGGATCTCGGAATCGCCGGCCGCACGGCCGTGGTGTGCGCGTCGACCCTCGGGCTGGGGCGCGCCTGCGCCACCGAGCTCGCCCGGGCGGGCTGCACCGTCGTCGTGAACGGGCGGTCGGCCGAGTCGACGCGCGCGGCGGCCGAGGAGATCGCGGCGGAGACCGGCGCGACGGTGGTCCCCGTCGCGGGGAACGTCGACGACCACCCCGTGCAGGACGCGCTGCTCGCGGCCGCCGGTGACGTCGACATCCTCGTGAACAACAACGGCGGCCCGCCGTTCCGCGACTTCCGCGAGGTCGACGAAGAGGCATTGCTGGCCGGCGTGCGCGCGAACATGGCGACGCCGATCCGGCTCGTGCAGCGGGTCGTCGACGGCATGGTGGCGCGCCGGTTCGGCCGGATCGTCAACATCACGTCCGGCTCGGTCAAGATGCCCCTCGCGGGCCTCGACCTCTCCAGCGGCGCGCGGGCCGGCCTGACCGGGTTCCTCGCGGGCGTCGCGCGGTCGGTGGCGCACGCCAACGTGACGATCAACTTCCTGCTGCCCGGTTCGTTCGACACCCGCCGCCTGCGTTCAGGCCAGGAAGCGGCCGCCGCCGGCGCGGGCGTGACCCCGCACGCGATCGCCGACCGCCAGCGAGCGGCGATCCCGGCCGGCAGGTTCGGCGAGCCCGCCGAGTTCGGTGCCGCCTGTGCGTACCTGTGCTCGGCGCAGGCCGGGTTCCTGACCGGCCAGAGCCTGCTCATCGACGGCGGCGCGTACCCGGGCGTACTCTGA
- a CDS encoding CaiB/BaiF CoA-transferase family protein, whose amino-acid sequence MEDSPAGAARGPLSGLLVADFSRVLAGPYATMLLADLGAEVVKVEGPQGDETRTWMPPVRGETSTYYLGVNRGKRSIALDLRNEADAALGRELAARADVLIENFKPGGLAKYGLDYESVRTANPGLVYASITGFGSGAGSHVPGYDLMVQAISGLMSLTGDPDGPPYRAGISVFDVMAGNHAVIGILAALRHRDATGAGQLVEVNLLSSALTGLVNHSSAYAAGGVVPYRMGNAHPSVFPYEPLPTADDDLIVAAANDGQFRKLCDVLAIPEVADDPRFAHNADRTKNREELRPILERRLATRGAVEWFEALTAVGVPCGPIQTIDGGFAMAERFGLDPVVEVGEGDRAVPTTRHPLRFSATPATYRLPPPELDEHGEQLRAWLTRKDGDG is encoded by the coding sequence ATGGAAGACTCCCCGGCGGGGGCGGCCCGCGGACCGCTGTCGGGGCTGCTGGTCGCGGATTTCTCCCGGGTCCTCGCCGGCCCGTACGCCACGATGCTGCTCGCCGACCTGGGCGCCGAGGTCGTGAAGGTCGAAGGCCCGCAGGGCGACGAGACGCGCACCTGGATGCCCCCGGTGCGCGGCGAGACCTCCACGTACTACCTCGGCGTGAACCGCGGGAAGCGCTCGATCGCGCTCGACCTGCGCAATGAGGCCGACGCCGCGCTCGGGCGCGAGCTCGCCGCCCGCGCCGACGTGCTCATCGAGAACTTCAAGCCCGGCGGGCTCGCGAAGTACGGCCTCGACTACGAAAGCGTCCGCACCGCCAACCCCGGCCTGGTGTACGCGTCGATCACCGGCTTCGGTTCCGGCGCGGGCAGCCACGTGCCCGGCTACGACCTGATGGTGCAGGCGATCTCGGGCCTGATGAGCCTGACCGGCGACCCCGACGGCCCGCCCTACCGCGCCGGGATCTCCGTCTTCGACGTGATGGCGGGCAACCACGCCGTGATCGGCATCCTCGCCGCGCTGCGCCACCGTGACGCGACCGGCGCCGGGCAGCTCGTGGAGGTCAACCTGCTGTCCTCGGCCCTGACGGGGCTGGTCAATCACAGCTCGGCCTACGCCGCCGGCGGCGTGGTGCCCTACCGCATGGGCAACGCGCACCCCAGCGTCTTCCCCTACGAACCCCTGCCGACGGCGGACGACGACCTGATCGTCGCCGCGGCCAACGACGGCCAGTTCCGCAAGCTGTGCGACGTTCTCGCGATCCCCGAGGTCGCCGACGACCCGCGGTTCGCGCACAACGCCGACCGCACGAAGAACCGCGAGGAACTGCGACCGATCCTCGAACGGCGGCTGGCGACACGGGGCGCCGTCGAGTGGTTCGAGGCACTCACCGCGGTGGGCGTGCCCTGCGGGCCCATCCAGACGATCGACGGCGGGTTCGCGATGGCCGAGCGCTTCGGCCTCGACCCGGTCGTCGAGGTCGGGGAGGGCGACCGCGCGGTCCCGACCACCCGGCACCCGCTGCGGTTCTCGGCGACGCCGGCCACCTACCGGCTGCCGCCGCCCGAGCTCGACGAGCACGGCGAGCAGCTGCGCGCGTGGCTCACGCGAAAGGACGGAGATGGCTGA
- a CDS encoding NADP-dependent succinic semialdehyde dehydrogenase has product MAIATINPATGETVTTFTELTEAEVRDKIAVAHERWLTYRRTSFAERAALLHATADLLEKEADDVAATMTTEMGKTLAAARAEALKCAKGMRYYADHAEEFLADEPLADPSAVGASRALGRYQPLGVVLAVMPWNFPLWQVMRFAAPALMAGNVGLLKHASNVPQCALYLEDLFRRGGFPEGCFQTLLISSRQVEPVLRDPRVAAATLTGSEPAGRSVAAICGDEVMHTVLELGGSDPFVVMPSADLDHAAETAVTARVQNNGQSCIAAKRFIVHTDVYDEFARKFVERMRALTVGDPTDDSTDVGPLATEQGRTDVEELVDEAVSAGAEVLCGGKRPDGPGWFYPPTVISGITREMRMYTEEVFGPVASLFRVADIDEALEVANATSFGLGSNAWTQDADEIERFIGDLEAGQVFINGMTVSYPELPFGGVKRSGYGRELSSHGIREFCNLKTVWVG; this is encoded by the coding sequence ATGGCGATCGCCACGATCAACCCCGCGACCGGGGAGACGGTCACGACGTTCACCGAGCTGACCGAAGCCGAGGTCCGGGACAAGATCGCTGTCGCACACGAACGGTGGCTCACCTATCGCCGCACTTCGTTCGCCGAGCGCGCCGCGCTGCTGCACGCCACGGCCGACCTCCTGGAGAAGGAGGCCGACGACGTCGCGGCGACGATGACCACGGAAATGGGCAAGACGCTCGCCGCGGCCCGGGCCGAGGCGCTCAAGTGCGCCAAGGGCATGCGGTACTACGCGGACCACGCCGAAGAGTTCCTGGCCGACGAGCCGCTCGCCGACCCGTCGGCCGTCGGCGCGTCCCGTGCGCTGGGCCGGTACCAGCCGCTGGGTGTGGTGCTGGCCGTGATGCCGTGGAACTTCCCGCTGTGGCAGGTGATGCGCTTCGCCGCGCCTGCGCTGATGGCCGGCAACGTCGGCCTGCTCAAGCACGCGTCGAACGTGCCGCAGTGCGCGCTGTACCTGGAGGACCTGTTCCGCCGCGGTGGGTTCCCCGAAGGCTGCTTCCAAACGCTGCTGATCTCCTCGCGCCAGGTCGAGCCCGTCCTGCGCGACCCGCGCGTGGCGGCCGCGACGCTCACGGGGAGCGAGCCCGCCGGCCGCTCGGTGGCCGCGATCTGCGGCGACGAGGTCATGCACACCGTGCTGGAGCTCGGTGGCAGCGACCCCTTCGTGGTGATGCCTTCGGCCGACCTCGACCACGCGGCCGAAACCGCGGTGACCGCCCGCGTGCAGAACAACGGCCAGTCCTGCATCGCCGCGAAGCGGTTCATCGTGCACACGGACGTCTACGACGAGTTCGCGAGGAAGTTCGTGGAGCGGATGCGGGCGCTGACGGTGGGCGACCCCACCGACGACAGCACCGACGTCGGTCCGCTGGCCACCGAGCAGGGCCGCACCGACGTCGAGGAGCTGGTGGACGAAGCCGTGTCCGCGGGCGCCGAGGTGCTGTGCGGGGGGAAGCGACCCGACGGGCCGGGCTGGTTCTACCCGCCGACCGTCATCAGCGGCATCACGCGCGAAATGCGCATGTACACCGAAGAGGTGTTCGGGCCGGTCGCCTCGCTGTTCCGCGTCGCGGACATCGACGAGGCGCTGGAGGTCGCCAACGCGACCTCGTTCGGCCTCGGTTCCAACGCGTGGACGCAGGACGCGGACGAGATCGAACGTTTCATCGGTGACCTCGAGGCCGGGCAGGTGTTCATCAACGGCATGACCGTGTCGTACCCGGAGCTGCCGTTCGGCGGCGTGAAGCGCTCCGGTTACGGCCGCGAGCTGTCGTCGCACGGCATCCGGGAGTTCTGCAACCTCAAGACCGTCTGGGTCGGCTGA
- a CDS encoding GAF and ANTAR domain-containing protein, with protein sequence MTDLTAALESGDDTASTLEAVCTHAVRAVPGAEIASVTVITEGKAETAAYTDEIALRVDRAQYAAGDGPCLRAAATGEIVRMSLPHAGREWPEFVDFARGEGIGSYLAAPLRVDETLSGALNLFSTESHGFEELDGKVLELYTVVVASGLRTTRRFRRAHDLAAHLDTAMRNRAVIEQAKGILMAAHSISDVEAMQRLIRESQNTNVKLREVAVRFVHEATRPAG encoded by the coding sequence ATGACGGACCTCACTGCGGCGCTCGAGTCCGGCGACGACACCGCCTCGACACTCGAAGCCGTCTGCACCCACGCCGTCCGCGCGGTACCGGGCGCCGAGATCGCGAGCGTCACCGTCATCACCGAAGGGAAAGCCGAAACCGCCGCGTACACCGACGAGATCGCACTGCGCGTCGACCGGGCGCAGTACGCCGCGGGCGACGGACCGTGCCTGCGCGCGGCGGCGACCGGCGAGATCGTGCGCATGTCGCTTCCGCACGCCGGCCGGGAGTGGCCCGAATTCGTGGACTTCGCCCGCGGCGAGGGCATCGGCAGTTACCTCGCCGCGCCGCTGCGCGTCGACGAGACGCTCTCGGGCGCGCTCAACCTGTTCAGCACCGAAAGCCACGGCTTCGAAGAACTCGACGGCAAAGTCTTGGAGCTCTACACGGTCGTGGTCGCGTCGGGACTGCGCACCACCCGGCGGTTCCGGCGCGCACACGACCTCGCCGCCCACCTCGACACCGCGATGCGCAACCGCGCGGTGATCGAGCAGGCGAAGGGCATCCTCATGGCCGCGCACAGCATCAGCGACGTCGAGGCCATGCAGCGGCTCATCCGGGAATCGCAGAACACCAACGTGAAGCTGCGCGAAGTCGCCGTCCGGTTCGTGCACGAGGCGACGCGGCCGGCCGGCTGA
- a CDS encoding biotin carboxylase N-terminal domain-containing protein has translation MPEFRKVLVANRGEIAVRVIRAARDAGLASVAVYADPDARAPHTRLADEAYALHGSTAAESYLDIDKLLDVAKVSGADAVHPGYGFLSENADFAQAVLDAGLVWIGPEPQAIRDLGDKVTARRIARSVGAPLVPGTEEPVASAGEIVAFAREHGLPVAIKAAFGGGGRGLKVARELAEIPELFDSATREAVAAFGRGECFVERYLDHPRHVEAQVLADAHGTVLVAGTRDCSLQRRHQKLVEEAPAPFLTERQRQLIHSSAKRICAAAGYRGAGTVEYLVGTDGTISFLEVNTRLQVEHPVTEETTGLDLVLEQFRIARGEPLPYAEDPAPRGHAFEFRINGEDPGRGFLPMPGTVRRFDVPEGPGIRLDSGVEAGTVVGGQFDSMLAKLIVSGPDRATALARSRRALAELTVEGLATVVPFHRAVVRDPAFTAENGFTVHTRWIEDDFVNDLPEYSAEPAGDGRVAISVGGRALRVSLPGLSEVGTGRAEEIRAASAAVALGPRATAVSGDAVTTPMQGTVVKLAVAEGDRVAAGDLIAVVEAMKMENPVKAHKSGVVAGLAVAVGDSRAQGEVLCEIRDE, from the coding sequence TTGCCTGAGTTCCGCAAGGTGCTGGTCGCGAACCGCGGCGAGATCGCGGTGCGGGTGATCCGGGCCGCGCGCGACGCCGGGCTGGCCTCCGTCGCCGTGTACGCCGACCCCGACGCGCGGGCGCCGCACACGCGCCTGGCCGACGAGGCCTACGCGCTGCACGGGAGCACTGCGGCCGAGTCCTACCTGGACATCGACAAGCTGCTCGACGTCGCCAAGGTCAGCGGTGCCGACGCCGTCCACCCCGGGTACGGGTTCCTCTCGGAGAACGCCGACTTCGCGCAGGCGGTGCTCGACGCCGGGCTCGTGTGGATCGGCCCCGAGCCGCAGGCGATCCGGGACCTGGGCGACAAGGTCACCGCGCGCCGCATCGCGCGGTCCGTCGGTGCACCGCTCGTGCCGGGCACGGAGGAACCGGTCGCGTCGGCCGGTGAGATCGTCGCGTTCGCGCGTGAGCACGGGCTGCCGGTGGCGATCAAGGCGGCGTTCGGCGGCGGCGGGCGCGGGCTCAAGGTTGCGCGGGAGCTCGCCGAGATCCCCGAGCTGTTCGACTCGGCCACGCGCGAAGCGGTGGCGGCGTTCGGCCGTGGCGAGTGCTTCGTCGAGCGCTACCTCGACCACCCCCGGCACGTGGAGGCCCAGGTGCTGGCGGACGCGCACGGGACCGTGCTCGTCGCCGGCACGCGGGACTGCTCGCTGCAGCGGCGGCACCAGAAGCTCGTCGAGGAGGCGCCGGCACCGTTCCTGACCGAGCGGCAGCGCCAGCTGATCCACTCGTCGGCCAAGCGGATCTGCGCGGCGGCGGGCTACCGCGGCGCGGGCACCGTGGAGTACTTGGTGGGCACCGACGGGACGATCTCCTTCCTGGAGGTGAACACCCGCCTGCAGGTCGAGCACCCGGTGACCGAGGAGACGACCGGCCTCGACCTCGTGCTGGAACAGTTCCGCATCGCGCGCGGCGAACCGCTGCCCTACGCCGAGGACCCCGCACCACGCGGGCACGCGTTCGAGTTCCGGATCAACGGCGAAGACCCGGGCCGCGGGTTCCTGCCCATGCCCGGGACCGTGCGCCGGTTCGACGTGCCGGAAGGACCGGGCATCCGGCTCGACTCCGGCGTCGAAGCCGGCACCGTCGTGGGCGGCCAGTTCGACTCGATGCTGGCCAAGCTGATCGTGTCCGGACCGGATCGCGCGACCGCACTGGCCCGCAGCCGCCGGGCGCTGGCCGAGCTGACGGTCGAGGGCCTCGCGACCGTGGTGCCGTTCCACCGTGCGGTCGTGCGTGATCCGGCGTTCACCGCGGAGAACGGCTTCACCGTCCACACGCGCTGGATCGAGGACGACTTCGTCAACGACTTGCCGGAATACTCGGCCGAACCAGCCGGCGACGGCCGGGTGGCGATCTCCGTGGGCGGGCGCGCGCTGCGCGTCTCGTTGCCGGGTCTGTCCGAAGTGGGTACCGGGCGCGCCGAGGAAATCCGCGCGGCCTCGGCGGCCGTCGCGCTCGGCCCGCGGGCGACGGCGGTGTCGGGGGACGCGGTGACGACCCCGATGCAAGGCACTGTCGTGAAGCTCGCGGTGGCCGAAGGCGATCGGGTGGCGGCCGGGGACCTGATCGCGGTCGTGGAAGCCATGAAGATGGAAAACCCCGTGAAGGCGCACAAATCCGGCGTGGTCGCCGGGCTCGCGGTGGCCGTCGGCGACAGCCGGGCGCAGGGCGAGGTGTTGTGCGAGATCCGCGACGAGTGA
- a CDS encoding citryl-CoA lyase: protein MAEPPVYETALGASSLDKITLLGQDLAQDVMGKVGFGELAFWLATQRRPAPGETRVFEAVLAALADHGFTPTAIVTRLTYLSAPDSIQGALAAGLLGGGSRFLGVTEDCGRFLHGVLTEAGRTGELPADDAGWDALALETVRTRRAAGEFVPGLGHHVHKQGDPRTPRLLEIAAEEGLVGPHLALFSAIGRVHPQVLGKTLPLNGAGVCGAALADLGLPLELLRGFALLARTAGLIGQLAEELRHPVANDVFLAVDLNNRPVAPDPYSPEQP, encoded by the coding sequence ATGGCTGAGCCCCCGGTGTACGAGACCGCCCTCGGCGCGTCGTCCCTCGACAAGATCACCTTGCTGGGGCAGGACCTCGCGCAGGACGTGATGGGGAAGGTCGGCTTCGGCGAGCTGGCCTTCTGGCTCGCGACGCAGCGCCGGCCGGCGCCGGGTGAGACCCGCGTCTTCGAAGCCGTGCTGGCCGCGCTGGCCGACCACGGCTTCACCCCCACGGCGATCGTCACACGCCTGACCTACCTGTCCGCGCCCGACTCGATCCAGGGCGCGCTCGCCGCCGGCCTGCTCGGCGGTGGCTCGCGTTTCCTCGGCGTGACCGAGGACTGCGGCAGGTTCCTGCACGGCGTCCTCACCGAAGCCGGCAGAACCGGCGAGCTCCCCGCCGACGATGCCGGCTGGGACGCGCTGGCCCTGGAAACCGTGCGGACGCGACGGGCGGCGGGCGAATTCGTGCCGGGCCTGGGTCACCACGTGCACAAGCAGGGTGACCCACGAACCCCGCGCCTGCTGGAGATCGCGGCGGAGGAGGGACTCGTCGGACCGCACCTGGCACTGTTCAGCGCCATCGGCCGCGTGCACCCGCAGGTGCTCGGCAAGACGCTGCCGCTCAACGGCGCGGGCGTCTGCGGTGCCGCGCTGGCCGACCTCGGCCTCCCGCTCGAACTGCTGCGCGGGTTCGCACTTTTGGCCCGCACGGCCGGGCTCATCGGGCAGCTTGCCGAAGAACTGCGCCACCCCGTCGCCAACGACGTCTTCCTCGCGGTAGACCTGAACAACCGGCCCGTCGCGCCGGACCCCTATTCGCCCGAACAGCCCTGA